DNA from Mycobacterium bourgelatii:
CGAAGAAATGACCGAGGGCACCCAGATTGTCGGTGTGGCCCGTTCCAAGGGCCTGCGAAACCGGGTGACCTGGACGATCACCAAGTGGGATCCACCGCACGAGGTCGCGATGTCCGGGGACGGAAAAGGCGGTGCAAAGTACAAAGTCACGCTGACCGTGACACCCACCGAGGAGGGGTCCACCCTGGGTTTGTCCGTCGACCTGGGCGGGCGCGCGTTGTTCGGTCCGGTCGGTGCCGCGGCGGCCCGCGCCGCCAAGGGAGACGTGCAAAAGTCGCTCGACAATTTCGTCAAGCTGTACGGATAAAAACGTCTCGAGACACGGCTCGCGACACGCCGATGGTGTGTCGGTGGGCGGTCATAGACTGGCGTCCCTATGACAGATTCGT
Protein-coding regions in this window:
- a CDS encoding type II toxin-antitoxin system Rv0910 family toxin, with the protein product MASVNLTLDSPMTPQEMWEHVSDLSTLGDWLVLHEGWRSDVPPVEEMTEGTQIVGVARSKGLRNRVTWTITKWDPPHEVAMSGDGKGGAKYKVTLTVTPTEEGSTLGLSVDLGGRALFGPVGAAAARAAKGDVQKSLDNFVKLYG